One Streptomyces drozdowiczii DNA segment encodes these proteins:
- a CDS encoding DUF397 domain-containing protein — protein MGTQAEKDELYALDISGVEWLCAPGTEQEEERVEIAHLPGGAVAMRSSLDPDTVLRYTEAEWTAFVLGARDGEFDLP, from the coding sequence ATGGGCACGCAGGCGGAGAAGGACGAGCTGTACGCACTCGACATCTCGGGGGTGGAGTGGCTGTGTGCTCCCGGGACCGAGCAGGAGGAGGAGCGCGTCGAGATCGCGCACCTTCCCGGCGGCGCGGTGGCCATGCGGTCCTCTCTGGACCCGGACACGGTGCTGAGGTACACGGAAGCCGAGTGGACCGCGTTCGTTCTGGGCGCGAGGGACGGCGAGTTCGACCTTCCGTAG
- a CDS encoding WXG100 family type VII secretion target — MGHDPHTKVRYESVQEVANRIRAVSRNICQDLEEMDGALKVVTDTWDGQAHAEYVTLQHKYRNKADHMRARLEEVARLIETGKDHYRATDLRSSRLFTEAY; from the coding sequence ATGGGGCACGACCCGCACACCAAGGTCAGGTACGAGAGCGTCCAGGAGGTTGCCAACCGCATCCGCGCGGTCTCGCGCAACATCTGCCAGGACCTGGAGGAGATGGACGGCGCGCTCAAGGTCGTCACCGACACCTGGGACGGCCAGGCACACGCCGAGTACGTGACGCTCCAGCACAAGTACCGCAACAAGGCCGACCACATGAGGGCCCGGCTCGAAGAGGTCGCGAGGCTCATCGAGACCGGCAAGGACCACTACCGGGCCACCGACCTCCGGTCCTCACGCCTGTTCACCGAGGCCTACTGA